In the Quercus lobata isolate SW786 chromosome 5, ValleyOak3.0 Primary Assembly, whole genome shotgun sequence genome, one interval contains:
- the LOC115989643 gene encoding G-type lectin S-receptor-like serine/threonine-protein kinase At1g11330 isoform X2 encodes MGRVQNTSMSVLLVLLCCICLEFGSATNTITASRPIKDPDFIISNNGSAFKLGFFNPKNSTNRYVGIWYNNISAFTVVWVANREEPLRDSNGVLTISEDGVLVVLNGEKEVIWSANVTNSAPNSSAKLLDSGNLVLEENTTGTKKWESFQYPSDTILPTMKLSANVRTGKNVQITSWLSPSDPSIGSFSCGIQPRSPPQVFIWNNGSPYWRSGPWNNRIFIGIPDMNSVYLDGFKYGDDPDGCFYITFDFVDESYLSNFALDSKGNLVQKYNGVEDIGWSALHTECDVYGKCGAFGTCNPNNSPICRCFKGFEPNNTEEWNRGNWTSGCVRSTPLQCERVNTGGEEGKRDGFLKLKMMKVPDFADWSSAFENKCEEQCLENCSCMAYAFETGVGCMSWTEKLIDTQQFSISGVDLYIRVAYSELDKVGDVKKIVTITVITGTIILFICTYLLWRWMANQKARKKKVMEILMFNREGAQPKFHSDNLDQVKLQELPLFNFEKLASATKNFHLSNKLGQGGFGPVYWGQLSDGQEIAVKRLSKASGQGLQEFMNEVVVISKLQHRNLVRIFGCCVEGEEKMLIYEYMPNKSLDAFLFDPHKEKLLDWRKRVNIIEGIGRGLLYLHRDSRLRIIHRDLKASNILLDKELNPKISDFGMAKIFGNNEDQANTNKVVGT; translated from the exons ATGGGACGTGTTCAAAATACAAGCATGTCAGTTCTTCTAGTCTTGCTATGTTGCATTTGTTTAGAATTTGGGTCTGCCACAAACACCATCACAGCTTCTAGACCCATCAAAGACCCTGACTTTATAATCTCCAATAATGGGAGTGCTTTCAAACTGGGATTcttcaacccaaaaaattctACCAATCGATACGTCGGAATATGGTATAATAACATTTCTGCATTCACAGTTGTATGGGTAGCTAACAGAGAGGAACCTCTTAGGGATTCTAATGGGGTTCTTACAATATCTGAGGACGGAGTTCTTGTGGTACTAAATGGAGAAAAGGAGGTAATTTGGTCAGCGAATGTTACAAACTCTGCTCCCAATTCAAGTGCCAAGCTTTTGGATTCAGGGAATCTTGTCTTGGAAGAAAACACTACAGGGACAAAGAAATGGGAGAGTTTCCAATATCCTTCTGATACGATCTTGCCAACGATGAAGCTTAGTGCTAATGTAAGAACAGGTAAGAATGTCCAGATTACATCTTGGTTAAGCCCTTCTGATCCATCTATTGGAAGCTTCTCTTGTGGTATTCAACCTCGTAGTCCTCCTCAAGTATTCATATGGAACAACGGTAGCCCATATTGGCGCAGTGGTCCGTGGAACAATCGGATCTTCATTGGAATACCGGATATGAATTCTGTATATCTTGATGGATTCAAATATGGAGATGATCCAGATGGATGTTTTTATataacttttgattttgtagATGAGTCTTACTTGTCAAATTTTGCCTTGGATTCAAAAGGGAATCTAGTGCAAAAATATAATGGGGTAGAGGATATCGGGTGGTCAGCTTTGCACACTGAGTGTGATGTTTATGGAAAGTGTGGGGCATTCGGAACATGTAATCCAAATAATTCTCCTATTTGCAGATGCTTCAAGGGTTTTGAGCCAAATAATACAGAAGAATGGAATCGAGGCAATTGGACTAGTGGATGTGTTAGGAGCACACCGTTGCAGTGTGAGAGGGTGAACACTGGTGGTGAAGAAGGCAAAAGGGATGGGTTTTTGAAATTGAAGATGATGAAAGTGCCAGACTTTGCAGATTGGTCAAGTGCTTTTGAAAACAAATGCGAAGAGCAATGCTTGGAAAATTGTTCTTGCATGGCATATGCATTTGAAACTGGCGTTGGTTGTATGTCTTGGACTGAAAAACTAATCGATACACAGCAATTCTCCATTTCAGGAGTTGATCTTTATATTCGTGTGGCCTACTCAGAACTTG ATAAAGTGGGagatgtgaaaaaaattgtcacaatcACAGTGATCACAGGAACAATTATCCTTTTCATCTGCACCTATTTACTGTGGAGGTGGATGGCAAATCAAAAAG caaggaaaaagaaagtgatGGAGATCTTGATGTTCAATAGAGAAGGAGCACAACCAAAATTTCATAGTGACAACCTGGACCAAGTTAAACTGCAGGAGCTACCGCTATTCAATTTTGAGAAGTTGGCAAGTGCAACTAAAAACTTTCATCTATCTAACAAACTTGGGCAGGGTGGATTTGGTCCTGTATATTGG GGACAATTGTCAGATGGGCAAGAGATTGCAGTAAAAAGACTTTCTAAAGCCTCTGGACAAGGGTTACAAGAATTTATGAATGAGGTGGTGGTAATTTCTAAACTTCAACATCGGAATCTTGTTAGGATCTTTGGTTGCTGTGttgaaggagaagaaaagatGTTGATCTATGAATACATGCCAAACAAAAGTCTGGATGCATTCCTCTTTG ATCCTCACAAGGAAAAACTGTTGGATTGGAGAAAACGTGTCAACATTATTGAAGGAATTGGTCGAGGTCTACTTTATCTTCATAGAGATTCTAGATTAAGGATTATTCACAGAGATCTAAAGGCAAGTAACATCTTGTTGGATAAAGAgctaaatccaaaaatatcagattttggAATGGCCAAGATTTTTGGGAATAATGAAGACCAGGCCAATACTAACAAGGTTGTTGGAACATA G
- the LOC115989643 gene encoding G-type lectin S-receptor-like serine/threonine-protein kinase At1g11330 isoform X1 — translation MGRVQNTSMSVLLVLLCCICLEFGSATNTITASRPIKDPDFIISNNGSAFKLGFFNPKNSTNRYVGIWYNNISAFTVVWVANREEPLRDSNGVLTISEDGVLVVLNGEKEVIWSANVTNSAPNSSAKLLDSGNLVLEENTTGTKKWESFQYPSDTILPTMKLSANVRTGKNVQITSWLSPSDPSIGSFSCGIQPRSPPQVFIWNNGSPYWRSGPWNNRIFIGIPDMNSVYLDGFKYGDDPDGCFYITFDFVDESYLSNFALDSKGNLVQKYNGVEDIGWSALHTECDVYGKCGAFGTCNPNNSPICRCFKGFEPNNTEEWNRGNWTSGCVRSTPLQCERVNTGGEEGKRDGFLKLKMMKVPDFADWSSAFENKCEEQCLENCSCMAYAFETGVGCMSWTEKLIDTQQFSISGVDLYIRVAYSELDKVGDVKKIVTITVITGTIILFICTYLLWRWMANQKARKKKVMEILMFNREGAQPKFHSDNLDQVKLQELPLFNFEKLASATKNFHLSNKLGQGGFGPVYWGQLSDGQEIAVKRLSKASGQGLQEFMNEVVVISKLQHRNLVRIFGCCVEGEEKMLIYEYMPNKSLDAFLFDPHKEKLLDWRKRVNIIEGIGRGLLYLHRDSRLRIIHRDLKASNILLDKELNPKISDFGMAKIFGNNEDQANTNKVVGTYGYMSPEYAMEGRFSEKSDVFSFGVLLLEILSGKRNSSFYHDEQSMSLLGFAWKLWNADNIIALIDPMIYEPCFEMEMLRCIHVGLLCVQEFAKDRPIVSVVISMLKSEIVDLPRPKQPAFTERQNVSDTDSSTGGKKKFSVNDVTVTMVQGR, via the exons ATGGGACGTGTTCAAAATACAAGCATGTCAGTTCTTCTAGTCTTGCTATGTTGCATTTGTTTAGAATTTGGGTCTGCCACAAACACCATCACAGCTTCTAGACCCATCAAAGACCCTGACTTTATAATCTCCAATAATGGGAGTGCTTTCAAACTGGGATTcttcaacccaaaaaattctACCAATCGATACGTCGGAATATGGTATAATAACATTTCTGCATTCACAGTTGTATGGGTAGCTAACAGAGAGGAACCTCTTAGGGATTCTAATGGGGTTCTTACAATATCTGAGGACGGAGTTCTTGTGGTACTAAATGGAGAAAAGGAGGTAATTTGGTCAGCGAATGTTACAAACTCTGCTCCCAATTCAAGTGCCAAGCTTTTGGATTCAGGGAATCTTGTCTTGGAAGAAAACACTACAGGGACAAAGAAATGGGAGAGTTTCCAATATCCTTCTGATACGATCTTGCCAACGATGAAGCTTAGTGCTAATGTAAGAACAGGTAAGAATGTCCAGATTACATCTTGGTTAAGCCCTTCTGATCCATCTATTGGAAGCTTCTCTTGTGGTATTCAACCTCGTAGTCCTCCTCAAGTATTCATATGGAACAACGGTAGCCCATATTGGCGCAGTGGTCCGTGGAACAATCGGATCTTCATTGGAATACCGGATATGAATTCTGTATATCTTGATGGATTCAAATATGGAGATGATCCAGATGGATGTTTTTATataacttttgattttgtagATGAGTCTTACTTGTCAAATTTTGCCTTGGATTCAAAAGGGAATCTAGTGCAAAAATATAATGGGGTAGAGGATATCGGGTGGTCAGCTTTGCACACTGAGTGTGATGTTTATGGAAAGTGTGGGGCATTCGGAACATGTAATCCAAATAATTCTCCTATTTGCAGATGCTTCAAGGGTTTTGAGCCAAATAATACAGAAGAATGGAATCGAGGCAATTGGACTAGTGGATGTGTTAGGAGCACACCGTTGCAGTGTGAGAGGGTGAACACTGGTGGTGAAGAAGGCAAAAGGGATGGGTTTTTGAAATTGAAGATGATGAAAGTGCCAGACTTTGCAGATTGGTCAAGTGCTTTTGAAAACAAATGCGAAGAGCAATGCTTGGAAAATTGTTCTTGCATGGCATATGCATTTGAAACTGGCGTTGGTTGTATGTCTTGGACTGAAAAACTAATCGATACACAGCAATTCTCCATTTCAGGAGTTGATCTTTATATTCGTGTGGCCTACTCAGAACTTG ATAAAGTGGGagatgtgaaaaaaattgtcacaatcACAGTGATCACAGGAACAATTATCCTTTTCATCTGCACCTATTTACTGTGGAGGTGGATGGCAAATCAAAAAG caaggaaaaagaaagtgatGGAGATCTTGATGTTCAATAGAGAAGGAGCACAACCAAAATTTCATAGTGACAACCTGGACCAAGTTAAACTGCAGGAGCTACCGCTATTCAATTTTGAGAAGTTGGCAAGTGCAACTAAAAACTTTCATCTATCTAACAAACTTGGGCAGGGTGGATTTGGTCCTGTATATTGG GGACAATTGTCAGATGGGCAAGAGATTGCAGTAAAAAGACTTTCTAAAGCCTCTGGACAAGGGTTACAAGAATTTATGAATGAGGTGGTGGTAATTTCTAAACTTCAACATCGGAATCTTGTTAGGATCTTTGGTTGCTGTGttgaaggagaagaaaagatGTTGATCTATGAATACATGCCAAACAAAAGTCTGGATGCATTCCTCTTTG ATCCTCACAAGGAAAAACTGTTGGATTGGAGAAAACGTGTCAACATTATTGAAGGAATTGGTCGAGGTCTACTTTATCTTCATAGAGATTCTAGATTAAGGATTATTCACAGAGATCTAAAGGCAAGTAACATCTTGTTGGATAAAGAgctaaatccaaaaatatcagattttggAATGGCCAAGATTTTTGGGAATAATGAAGACCAGGCCAATACTAACAAGGTTGTTGGAACATA tggCTATATGTCTCCTGAATATGCAATGGAAGGAAGATTTTCTGAAAAATCGGATGTCTTTAGTTTTGGGGTGTTGTTACTAGAGATTCTAAGTGGTAAAAGAAACTCTAGCTTTTATCATGATGAGCAGTCCATGAGCCTTTTAGGATTT GCATGGAAATTGTGGAATGCAGACAACATCATAGCCTTAATAGACCCAATGATATATGAACCATGCTTTGAAATGGAGATGTTGAGATGTATACATGTTGGCTTGTTATGTGTGCAAGAATTTGCCAAAGATAGGCCTATTGTCTCTGTTGTTATTTCCATGCTTAAAAGTGAGATTGTTGATCTTCCTCGTCCAAAGCAGCCGGCATTTACTGAAAGGCAGAATGTCTCAGATACAGATTCATCCACAGGcggcaaaaaaaaattctctgttAACGATGTTACTGTTACAATGGTTCAAGGTCGATAG